The following nucleotide sequence is from Pseudoliparis swirei isolate HS2019 ecotype Mariana Trench chromosome 7, NWPU_hadal_v1, whole genome shotgun sequence.
GAAATGTTTCCATGCGGAACCCAATCTGCCTTCATCTGTAGTACAGAGCCATGAAGGGTGGTGCATGCGAGAGGTGAACACCGCCCGTTTCACAGGAGACCCACGATGCAGCCTGGCTGCAGCCCAGGACCAGGCCCAGGTCCAGAGCAGGCAGCGTGCTGGCCACCCCATCCCCCCACACATCAGTGTCCTGCAGAGCCCCAGAAGCAGGCCGTTCTCCTGGTGGGTACTTCCTGGAAGAGAACACCGGCCGCCGCATGTTCTCCAAGCTGGGACCACCTCCTGCACCACCAGTCGCCTGTTTCAGACTGTGGAACAGGAATAGCAGATCTACTCTCAGCTCCAACGTGTTGCCCTGTGACCACCAGCTGTACCTGGAGGTGAGAGACAACAGGGTTACAACCAGGACACTCTCCCAGAGGCCTCCCTCTCACAACAGCTGGGCGTCTTCACAGGCTTTTAGAACTGAAATAAGGAGTTTGAATAAAAGTAAAGATCATATTTTTACCTCGTAGGTAAGCCTCGCTTTGCCATAGATGAAAGCACAGGATAGATATCCAGATGTTGTGGGTTGGAAAGTTGGAGGCGGAGCTCAGCTCTCATAATCCTCAATGACAAAATCTCCCTGGTGAGCAGAAACTCCACAGCTGagcctgaggaggagaacaagaggccGTCAGGAGTCTGTCACAGTCATGTTAAGATGGGTTTCATGACAGACACACTGCCAGGCTGAAGCTTAATACATCAGGACCAGAGATGTGaggggacatgaagacacatgccGCATTGATCTGGTCATAAATGTCCTCCAAGCACATTACCCTTCACTTGTACAGCGTGTAACATTCTTGCAGTCTTTCTACACAATGTGCATGTTTGCATCTGGATGCTTGATgcatctgttgctctcctcattCAACCATATCCTCTGCATGTGATCAATTTAAACTTTTAATGAGCAAGCTGCTCTTTTTtctattacattatatattctAAACAATGTTAATGCTGGGGGACATATCCAAATCTAATGAGCATGTTTTGCAgttatgaaatgaaatgaatctCATGACTGATGCGTTTTGATGCAGTTTAATTTGTCACCACTGCAGTCCTCTTAATGGTTGATGTGTGTCGGCCTACAGTCATGTTGTGGAGATACCAGCTCCCCTGGTTACAATAGTTTGTTTATGTTACATTGAGACTCATTTAGTGAAAATAAAGCACATTGAAATGTAACCTTGAAGTTTTGGTTACATGTCTTGGTCTGAGCGCTGCGACCCATCAAGGCCCACTGAGCCTCTCTTTGTAAATCATATGTACCAGGACCACCACAGAAAAGTTCTACATTGCACTACAAGAAAATAACAAAGTCAATCCGGACATGGCATCTGTTTCCGTTGGATCTACTGCGTCTTACCTCCCCTCAATCGACCTTGAATTCCCTTTACGTTTCTGCAGTTTACTCCTTCTTGACAGCAGTGGTAAACCCGTCGGACAAAGCTGAAGAGGGATTTCCCGGGGAAAACAGAGTGCCGGGATGCTCCCGGGGTAAAGGGCCGGACACGGAGCTGCAGCCGCGTTGCATTATCCTCGGGATCGTGTGTGTTTTCTAGCCAAGGCGCCACCAGCTCTGCACACCGCTCCAGGTGCGTGTCCGCGACCCCGCGCCTCCAGCGCCTCAACGCGTCCGTGCGTAAAGTTGGTCCGGAGGACTCATCCGCGGTTTTCTGGGACTGTGCCATAAATCCCAGTTTGTCGACTGCGCGACCAAATACTCCAATGTCCCTTGCCATCGCCGTGAAAAGAAATAGAGCAATCCAGATGCAGTGCGAGGAGGCCATGGTGATGTATCTCTGAATCCTGGCCTGGATGTTCACCGGTAACGGGCAGCTTCTCAGTTGTGCCAacgcgctctctctcgctctctctctctgcctgcctcCTATATATCCCACTGACAATGGGGACATCTTACCACTTAGAATTTGAATCCCGACCCTCCTCATAGACCCTGCCCCTCTTTTTGTTCGAGCCCTTAACCACCCATTTACCCCCCACTGCTTTCTTTTAATGCGCCTGCATAATGAGGCGCCCCGAAATGCGCCGACCCCAACCATTCAAATTCAGCGACTTGGCTAATGACTCCATATCTGGAACATCAAGAACCATCTTATTACAACACATATAGCGCAGAAACATTCGGataaaacatgaataataaCATTTTATGAGCATGTGTTTCGCTTTTTAAATACCCTTGCGCACGTCCCTCTTCGGCCAGTTGTGACCAATTGAAACGAGGCATTAAGCCCGAGGTGAAAAACAATGGCTCCGGATTGCAGGGTCACATGCAGGCCGCTGATGGGCCTGAATAAGGCCGTGTAGCCCCTGTGGTTTTAAACAAGCATTTACTAAAAGTAGCTCACAAGACTCAGCACAGAGGgtcatgtattcatttaattccCACTAATAATGCACTCCAGTATCACAGTGGACCGTCTCAGCAaacattagaacactaacaAATGACACTTTTGATGGAGCAAACAGTAGATCTAATAGCCAAGTGGTTAAATAATATGTTGTATGCTACTAAAGAGTCGAtttcaaataaatatttgttataAAAACTATTTTAGATCATTTTATAGATGTGTGACAGTTTTGTGCAGCAAGTAAATGTAGGAGTATGTACAAATGCAGCTAAATAGTAGAACGATTCTAACTTGGCGTTTGTCAAAAATGTCCAATACAATTAATAAACAcaagatgtttttttatcatttacTTCAGTGACGATGAAAAGACAATATCTGAAAACTGAAAAGGTTTCCAAAAGTGTGCAGCGTGTTAACAGGAGCTTAATATGGCAACATGGCGCTTCAAGATACAACGGGTAATGTGTTGGAGCATCACAGGAAACAAACAAGCACTAAAAAGAACTGAAACTGAAACCTCATTGTTAACCAACCATCCTCTGACATTCATAGTAATACAAATTTAGAAAATGCAACGTTCTGCTATTAATGTGAGTGCCATGAATTTGTATAGCAGGTGCTAATATGAtgcaatgtaaaaaataaaccacAACCACAAGACTGAGTAAACTTTGATTCAGATTGTCCCCATCGACTTTAAGGTTACTCACAGAGCAGCGCTCCATATCTTAAGAAACCCCACTGCTGTCAGAGCAGGTTAACCCCGTGTTTCAGTAGTCTGTGTCGCGCCTTGCCGGGAAGCGAGAACGCACTGTCCTGGTGGTTAGGGATGCCGGAGTTCCTCAGCGAACCCCCGTGCTGCTGGAAGTAAGTTTCCTGGGCCACGCTGCGGGTTCCATACACAGCAGCTCCAGCACTCCTGTGGTGAAAATGTCACATTTACATTTCAAGCTTGTAAGGTGAAAACCTTATGCAAAAGAGTAAACAGACTAA
It contains:
- the si:ch211-170d8.2 gene encoding uncharacterized protein si:ch211-170d8.2, which produces MASSHCIWIALFLFTAMARDIGVFGRAVDKLGFMAQSQKTADESSGPTLRTDALRRWRRGVADTHLERCAELVAPWLENTHDPEDNATRLQLRVRPFTPGASRHSVFPGKSLFSFVRRVYHCCQEGVNCRNVKGIQGRLRGGSAVEFLLTREILSLRIMRAELRLQLSNPQHLDIYPVLSSMAKRGLPTRYSWWSQGNTLELRVDLLFLFHSLKQATGGAGGGPSLENMRRPVFSSRKYPPGERPASGALQDTDVWGDGVASTLPALDLGLVLGCSQAASWVSCETGGVHLSHAPPFMALYYR